A region of Liolophura sinensis isolate JHLJ2023 chromosome 8, CUHK_Ljap_v2, whole genome shotgun sequence DNA encodes the following proteins:
- the LOC135472428 gene encoding apoptosis regulator R11-like — MPLTNNLLAAYMGMPGSQSSKTVQFGKKYMDVPVDQQAIVIADYIHKRQVLGEKEPPPDQVCETMAYLVEEFLRGNSKSISAITDVLKDTNQKGKSHEQVITRIFDSMFSDGIVNWGRIGAAYAFGVKYCLKKSTDINGNRQGLPDERILRCVGKYVGEKLGTWIEKQGGWDSVVGLFPNQEAVLKRFRSLGYLCLTVGLGSLLNALSS; from the exons ATGCcgttaacaaataatttactgGCCGCCTACATGGGGATGCCAGGGAGCCAGTCTAGTAAAACAGTGCAATTTGGCAAGAAATACATGGACGTACCTGTAGATCAGCAGGCAATCGTCATAGCAGACTACATCCACAAACGTCAAGTTCTCGGAGAAAAGGAGCCCCCACCAGACCAAGTTTGTGAAACCATGGCATATCTTGTGGAGGAATTTCTGCGGGGTAATTCGAAGTCTATATCAGCAATCACAGATGTCCTTAAAGATACAAATCAGAAAGGGAAGTCTCACGAACAAGTGATAACAAGGATTTTTGACTCCATGTTTTCTGATGGCATAGTAAACTGGGGAAGAATTGGAGCAGCTTATGCCTTTGGGGTGAAATACTGTTTGAAGAAATCTACAGACATCAATGGCAACAGACAGGGATTACCGGATGAGAGGATACTTCGGTGTGTAGGAAAATATGTGGGTGAGAAGCTGGGGACTTGGATCGAGAAACAGGGTGGATGG GACTCTGTAGTTGGACTTTTCCCAAACCAGGAAGCTGTGCTAAAGCGTTTTCGTTCTCTCGGATATCTGTGTCTCACCGTTGGGTTAGGATCACTGCTGAATGCCCTGTCTTCGTGA